Proteins found in one Gadus macrocephalus chromosome 23, ASM3116895v1 genomic segment:
- the LOC132452359 gene encoding junction-mediating and -regulatory protein-like isoform X1, with the protein MAGIIKCFLSSKGQLPLPAAEQWQQEYQSIEMVLPVSAARTALLPVPPPPPPPPPPPPPPPPPPPPPPPVAVARPGGMGCRLDLSGLTDQEAEHVLKVVQRDMRLRQTEEERLSHSHSKVLKHINPTQTWLLDGRSTVKGVLHLHHRNRFTGMEEGRRDGGTEGRRLYSPDPRDALGLTPSEACTCNP; encoded by the exons ATGGCTGGCATCATTAAGTGTTTCCTCAGCAGCAAAGGTCAGCTTCCTCTTCCAGCAGCAGAGCAGTGGCAGCAGGAATATCAATCCATTGAGAT ggTTCTCCCAGTGTCGGCCGCCCGAACAGCACTGCTGCCCgtgccgcctcctcctcctcctcctccgcctcctcctcctcctcctcctcctcctccgcctcctcctcctccggtcgCCGTGGCGAGGCCAGGGGGGATGGGCTGTAGGCTGGACCTGTCAGGGCTAACCGACCAGGAGGCCGAGCACGTGCTGAAGGTGGTGCAGCGAGACATGAGGCTGCGGCAGACGGAAGAGGAGAGGCTGAG TCACTCGCACAGCAAAGTACTAAAACATATCAACCCGACGCAAACCTGGCTCCTGGATGGACGAAGCACTGTGAAAGGTGTGCTCCATCTACATCATCGTAACCGTTTTACTGGCATggaggagggacggagggacggagggacggagggacggaggTTATACTCTCCGGACCCCAGAGACGCTCTCGGACTCACTCCGTCTGAGGCTTGCACATGTAACCCATAG
- the LOC132452359 gene encoding junction-mediating and -regulatory protein-like isoform X2, with protein sequence MTFSPHWWFLFTRVLPVSAARTALLPVPPPPPPPPPPPPPPPPPPPPPPPVAVARPGGMGCRLDLSGLTDQEAEHVLKVVQRDMRLRQTEEERLSHSHSKVLKHINPTQTWLLDGRSTVKGVLHLHHRNRFTGMEEGRRDGGTEGRRLYSPDPRDALGLTPSEACTCNP encoded by the exons ATGACCTTTTCCCCACACTGGTGGTTTTTATTCACACG ggTTCTCCCAGTGTCGGCCGCCCGAACAGCACTGCTGCCCgtgccgcctcctcctcctcctcctccgcctcctcctcctcctcctcctcctcctccgcctcctcctcctccggtcgCCGTGGCGAGGCCAGGGGGGATGGGCTGTAGGCTGGACCTGTCAGGGCTAACCGACCAGGAGGCCGAGCACGTGCTGAAGGTGGTGCAGCGAGACATGAGGCTGCGGCAGACGGAAGAGGAGAGGCTGAG TCACTCGCACAGCAAAGTACTAAAACATATCAACCCGACGCAAACCTGGCTCCTGGATGGACGAAGCACTGTGAAAGGTGTGCTCCATCTACATCATCGTAACCGTTTTACTGGCATggaggagggacggagggacggagggacggagggacggaggTTATACTCTCCGGACCCCAGAGACGCTCTCGGACTCACTCCGTCTGAGGCTTGCACATGTAACCCATAG
- the LOC132452359 gene encoding WAS/WASL-interacting protein family member 3-like isoform X3, with product MAGIIKCFLSSKGQLPLPAAEQWQQEYQSIEMVLPVSAARTALLPVPPPPPPPPPPPPPPPPPPPPPPPVAVARPGGMGCRLDLSGLTDQEAEHVLKVVQRDMRLRQTEEERLSLLHPSDFLAALGCRTHDYFSIHK from the exons ATGGCTGGCATCATTAAGTGTTTCCTCAGCAGCAAAGGTCAGCTTCCTCTTCCAGCAGCAGAGCAGTGGCAGCAGGAATATCAATCCATTGAGAT ggTTCTCCCAGTGTCGGCCGCCCGAACAGCACTGCTGCCCgtgccgcctcctcctcctcctcctccgcctcctcctcctcctcctcctcctcctccgcctcctcctcctccggtcgCCGTGGCGAGGCCAGGGGGGATGGGCTGTAGGCTGGACCTGTCAGGGCTAACCGACCAGGAGGCCGAGCACGTGCTGAAGGTGGTGCAGCGAGACATGAGGCTGCGGCAGACGGAAGAGGAGAGGCTGAG TCTTTTACACCCCTCAGACTTCCTGGCTGCTCTTGGCTGTCGTACGCATGATTACTTCTCCATTCATAAATAA